A region from the Drosophila ananassae strain 14024-0371.13 chromosome 2L, ASM1763931v2, whole genome shotgun sequence genome encodes:
- the LOC6505948 gene encoding prosaposin codes for MQRMGLLAILALFCACGFVADATPVEGGGRLVGAKSCTWGPSYWCDNFSNSRECHATRHCINAVWTKQEVPVDTDSICKICKDMVTQARDQLKSNETEEELKEVFEGSCKLIPIKVITKECIKVADDFLPELVEALASQMNPDQVCSVAGLCNSASIDEKLKKAYQDALEGKLAEDEEDSSEESTQVILKPNQLACGNCNQLSSLMHSKFAATDRDDMVENLLHVCGYLSSFSDACANIVLTYFNDIYDHVSKHLSTDAVCHVSGVCASRYHQHEEEKQPEALIALDSGDDIPCELCEQLVKHLRDVLVANTTETEFKQVLEGFCKQSRGFKDECLGIVDQYYAVIYNTLVNKLDANGACSMIGICQKGSSSMKDAPIMPLLPVIEPAQVKVTIEKLEKHEKKQLGAGEPKFSQQEILDMQLPIDHLMGAANPQDLVEGGELCTICEYTLHFIQETLATPATDDEIKHAVESVCGKLPNGVAGQCRNFVEMYGDAVISLLIQGLNPRDMCPKMQLCPKNIEKKEDIEVFHPVPITDEQDKPTCPLCLFAVEQAQIKIRDNKSKDNIRKCLDGLCSHLPNKLKDECVDFVNTYSNELIDMLITDFKPQEICVQLKLCPKSKDTLADLGISLEDDDKSSSEESTNDIESLEELPLQFDFDEAFNAAPNCLICEELVKEVEKKMGKHPTRDSIKQVLEQSCDKFKKPVAGKCHKIIDKYGDTIADLLLKEMNPKLICTELGLCLLAHDLDDLEVDEALKYDVIALPQQSDKLARLETSSPKEPPTCVLCEFVMTKLENDLKNKTEQDDIKRAILAVCNKMPATIRKQCDSFVEGYATAVIDLLSKVPPKEVCQKLQLCFSMAVTDEVVECGVCHGATQVLLPFLREQKETVTTQQMTSVGCENLPAKYYKICSEMISIYGKSINNLASRPYVDQSHICAEIGKCFESEKSALAYARLTV; via the exons ATGCAGCGAATGGGCCTTCTGGCCATCTTGGCACTTTTCTGTGCCTGCG GCTTCGTTGCCGATGCCACGCCCGTCGAGGGAGGCGGAAGACTCGTAGGGGCCAAGTCGTGCACCTGGGGACCCTCGTACTGGTGCGACAATTTCAG TAACTCGAGAGAATGCCATGCCACCCGCCATTGCATCAACGCTGTCTGGACCAAGCAGGAAGTGCCTGTGGACACCGACTCCATCTGCAAAATATGCAAGGATATGGTGACCCAAGCCCGCGATCAGCTGAAGAGTAACGAGACCGAAGAGGAGCTCAAGGAGGTCTTCGAGGGCTCCTGCAAGCTGATCCCCATAAAGGTCATCACGAAGGAGTGCATCAAGGTGGCCGATGACTTCCTGCCCGAACTGGTTGAGGCCTTGGCCTCCCAGATGAACCCTGAT CAAGTTTGCTCTGTGGCCGGACTATGCAACAGCGCTTCCATTGACGAGAAGCTCAAGAAAGCCTACCAAGATGCCCTCGAGGGCAAGTTAGCCGAGGATGAAGAGGACAGCTCAGAGGAGAGCACCCAAGTGATCCTCAAGCCCAATCAGCTGGCCTGCGGCAACTGCAACCAGCTGTCCAGCCTGATGCACTCCAAGTTCGCTGCCACCGACCGCGACGATATGGTGGAGAACCTGCTGCATGTGTGCGGTTACCTTTCGAGCTTCTCTGACGCCTGTGCCAACATCGTGCTGACGTACTTCAACGACATCTACGATCATGTGAGCAAGCACCTGTCCACCGATGCCGTCTGCCATGTCTCGGGAGTGTGTGCCTCGCGGTACCACCAACACGAGGAAGAGAAGCAGCCTGAGGCTCTGATTGCTTTGGACTCCGGCGATGACATTCCTTGCGAGCTTTGCGAACAGCTGGTCAAGCACTTGCGCGATGTTCTGGTGGCCAACACCACCGAGACTGAATTCAAGCAGGTGCTGGAGGGATTCTGCAAGCAGTCCCGCGGATTCAAGGACGAGTGCCTCGGTATTGTGGACCAGTACTACGCCGTCATCTACAACACCCTGGTGAACAAGTTAGATGCCAATGGAGCCTGCTCCATGATTGGCATTTGCCAAAAGGGATCTTCCTCGATGAAAGACGCTCCAATTATGCCGCTGCTGCCCGTGATCGAGCCCGCCCAGGTCAAGGTTACCATCGAAAAGCTAGAGAAGCATGAGAAGAAGCAGCTGGGCGCCGGTGAGCCCAAATTCAGCCAGCAGGAGATCCTGGACATGCAGCTGCCCATCGATCATCTGATGGGTGCCGCCAACCCCCAAGACTTGGTTGAGGGCGGAGAGCTATGCACCATCTGCGAGTACACGCTGCACTTCATCCAGGAGACTTTGGCCACTCCTGCCACCGATGACGAGATCAAGCATGCTGTGGAATCCGTTTGTGGCAAGCTGCCCAATGGAGTGGCCGGACAGTGCCGCAATTTCGTGGAGATGTATGGCGATGCTGTGATCTCTCTGCTTATCCAGGGCTTGAACCCCCGTGACATGTGCCCCAAGATGCAACTGTGCCCCAAGAACATTGAGAAGAAGGAGGACATTGAAGTGTTCCACCCCGTGCCCATCACTGATGAGCAGGACAAGCCAACCTGCCCCCTGTGCCTCTTTGCGGTTGAGCAGGCCCAGATCAAGATCCGCGACAACAAGTCCAAG GATAACATTAGGAAGTGTCTGGACGGCTTGTGCAGCCATCTGCCGAACAAGCTTAAGGATGAGTGCGTCGACTTTGTGAACACCTACTCCAACGAACTGATTGACATGCTGATCACCGACTTCAAGCCGCAGGAGATCTGCGTGCAACTGAAACTCTGCCCCAAGTCTAAGGACACTCTGGCCGACCTGGGCATCAGCCTGGAGGACGATGACAAGTCGAGCAGTGAGGAGAGCACCAACGATATCGAGTCCCTTGAGGAGCTGCCCCTTCAGTTTGACTTCGACGAGGCATTCAACGCCGCACCCAACTGCCTGATCTGCGAGGAGCTAGTGAAGGAGGTAGAGAAGAAAATGGGCAAGCATCCTACCAGAGACAGCATCAAACAAGTCCTGGAACAGTCGTGCGATAAGTTCAAGAAACCAGTGGCCGGAAAGTGCCACAAGATCATTGATAAGTACGGTGATACAATCGCAGACCTGTTGCTTAAGGAGATGAACCCCAAACTGATTTGCACCGAGCTGGGACTTTGCCTGTTGGCCCATGATCTTGATGACC TTGAAGTCGACGAGGCCCTGAAGTACGACGTGATTGCTCTTCCTCAGCAAAGCGACAAACTGGCTCGTTTGGAAACTTCCTCCCCCAAAGAGCCCCCCACTTGTGTGTTGTGCGAGTTCGTCATGACCAAACTGGAAAACGACCTGAAGAACAAAACCGAGCAGGATGACATTAAGCGAGCTATTCTGGCTGTGTGCAACAAGATGCCTGCCACCATTCGCAAGCAGTGCGATTCGTTCGTCGAGGGCTACGCCACCGCCGTGATTGATCTGCTGAGCAAGGTGCCGCCCAAGGAAGTGTGCCAGAAGCTGCAGCTCTGCTTCAGCATGGCAGTCACCGACGAGGTCGTCGAGTGCGGCGTCTGTCACGGAGCCACCCAGGTCCTCTTGCCGTTCCTGCGCGAACAGAAGGAGACTGTGACCACTCAGCAGATGACTTCCGTGGGCTGCGAGAACTTGCCGGCCAAGTACTACAAGATT TGCTCTGAGATGATCTCCATCTATGGAAAGAGCATCAACAATCTGGCCTCGCGTCCCTACGTCGATCAGTCCCATATCTGCGCGGAAATCGGCAAGTGCTTCGAGAGCGAGAAATCTGCACTGGCCTATGCCAGGCTTACGG TTTAA